The proteins below come from a single Stomoxys calcitrans chromosome 1, idStoCalc2.1, whole genome shotgun sequence genomic window:
- the LOC106093075 gene encoding protein rhomboid, whose amino-acid sequence MASNAVEQSQQSNSLDSTFESIIIDIPQSITFSSASSSSYDTDSSVNSATCCTKHSEHIYMQKAPQHQHKLALELAAASAASDMEAVYFKADHHRKSWPIFILMISLLEIAVFVYDIMTVRKDATVKSLDLPLAIPTDSVFIYRPDRRLQVWRFISYMFLHANWFHLGFNVVIQLFYGIPLEVMHGSIRVAIIYFAGVFAGSLGTSVVDSEVYLVGASGGVYALLAAHLANITLNYGQMKYAVAQLVSVVIFVFCDLGYAFYTQYLAIGESSSSNSNEAPPVSYIAHLTGALAGLTIGLLVLKNFEHRSYENLIWWLALGIYCAFTVFAIVFNLINTVTAQLMEEQSEVITQHLLHDLGVS is encoded by the exons ATGGCGTCCAATGCCGTTGAACAAAGCCAGCAATCAAACTCATTGGATTCCACCTTTGAATCGATTATCATAGACATTCCACAATCTATAACATTCTCATCGGCATCATCGTCCTCGTATGATACTGATAGCAGTGTAAACAGTGCCACCTGCTGCACCAAGCACTCGGAACACATTTACATGCAGAAGGCGCCACAGCACCAGCACAAACTGGCCCTTGAATTGGCCGCCGCATCAGCAGCCTCAGACATGGAAGCGGTTTATTTCAAAGCCGATCATCATCGCAAAAGTTGGCCCATATTCATTTTAATGATTTCACTTCTAGAA ATCGCCGTCTTTGTTTACGACATTATGACAGTGCGCAAAGACGCAACGGTCAAATCCCTAGATTTGCCCTTggccatacccacagattcggTGTTCATCTATCGACCAGATCGCCGCCTTCAGGTGTGGCGTTTCATCTCCTATATGTTTTTGCATGCCAACTGGTTCCATTTGGGCTTCAATGTGGTTATCCAGCTATTCTATGGCATACCCCTGGAAGTGATGCATGGCTCCATACGGGTGGCCATCATCTATTTTGCCGGTGTATTTGCCGGCTCTCTGGGGACCAGTGTAGTGGACTCTGAGGTGTATTTGGTGGGCGCCAGCGGTGGTGTATATGCCCTATTGGCAGCACATTTGGCCAATATTACTCTGAACTATGGTCAAATGAAATATGCCGTAGCCCAATTGGTGTCGGTGGTGATATTTG tattttgcgATCTGGGATATGCATTCTATACACAATATCTGGCCATCGGcgagagcagcagcagcaacagcaatgaGGCGCCTCCCGTCTCGTATATTGCCCATTTGACCGGTGCTCTGGCTGGTCTGACCATTGGTCTCTTGGTGCTTAAGAATTTCGAGCATCGCTCCTATGAAAATCTCATTTGGTGGCTAGCACTCGGAATCTACTGTGCATTCACCGTGTTCGCTATAGTCTTCAATCTGATCAACACGGTGACCGCTCAACTCATGGAAGAACAAAGTGAAGTTATTACACAGCATTTGCTACACGATTTGGGCGTTTCATAA